In Leptospira selangorensis, the following are encoded in one genomic region:
- a CDS encoding sterol desaturase family protein, producing MEKNIIELITPVFFVLVVVELLYSVFGDKPFYRFKDSINNLSAGIFMQIFTVFITLGLMAVYSWVYAKFGILNISNDSWIGWVFCFVLADFFYYWYHRFGHEINIFWASHVAHHQSEDYNFTVALRQGVTQNTFSLPFYLPLALMGFPPIMFLLCIQINFAYQFWLHTRAIPKLGIFEWVFNTPSQHRVHHGRDPKYIDKNYAGTFAIWDRMFGSYKEEEEEPIFGIVKPMQTWSPVWTQFHYFEELFLLSWKTKNWKDKFLVWIKPPGWKPKDLGESVVPPEIDRSTYQKFNTHIPYTLLAYSITQFFFGLGASMVYLEFKKELPLFEMCVLGFYVLWTLWNIGAIFELKTSGIVSELIRLASIAALTYVYPFDFTHVEKLTAVLPVETLQYLPELMKQVALISFFVLGGFLVSQKRFFSIKGYMPKTV from the coding sequence ATTCAGTGTTTGGTGATAAACCATTCTATCGTTTTAAGGATTCTATCAATAATCTTTCAGCCGGGATCTTTATGCAGATCTTTACTGTGTTTATTACTCTAGGATTGATGGCGGTGTATTCCTGGGTATATGCAAAATTTGGAATATTGAATATTTCAAACGATTCTTGGATAGGTTGGGTGTTCTGTTTCGTTCTGGCGGATTTTTTCTATTATTGGTATCATAGATTCGGGCACGAGATCAATATTTTCTGGGCTTCTCATGTGGCTCACCACCAAAGTGAAGATTATAATTTTACGGTGGCTTTAAGACAAGGAGTCACTCAAAATACGTTCTCTCTTCCATTTTATCTCCCGTTGGCATTGATGGGATTTCCGCCTATCATGTTCCTACTTTGTATCCAGATTAATTTTGCTTATCAGTTCTGGCTTCATACTAGAGCGATCCCTAAATTAGGAATTTTCGAGTGGGTATTCAACACTCCTTCTCAACATAGAGTACACCACGGAAGAGATCCTAAGTATATAGATAAAAATTACGCGGGAACATTTGCGATCTGGGACAGAATGTTCGGGTCTTATAAAGAGGAAGAAGAAGAGCCTATCTTTGGGATCGTAAAACCTATGCAGACCTGGAGTCCTGTTTGGACACAGTTCCATTATTTCGAAGAGTTATTCCTTCTTTCCTGGAAAACTAAGAATTGGAAGGATAAATTTTTAGTTTGGATCAAACCTCCAGGTTGGAAGCCGAAAGATCTGGGAGAATCAGTGGTTCCTCCTGAGATAGATCGTTCTACTTATCAAAAATTTAATACACATATTCCTTATACATTATTAGCGTATTCTATTACTCAGTTCTTCTTCGGGTTGGGTGCTTCTATGGTCTATCTAGAATTCAAAAAAGAATTACCTCTATTCGAGATGTGTGTCTTAGGTTTTTATGTGCTTTGGACTCTATGGAATATAGGCGCGATTTTCGAACTAAAAACTTCAGGTATTGTTTCTGAGCTGATCCGCCTGGCTTCTATCGCTGCTCTGACCTATGTATATCCTTTCGATTTTACTCATGTAGAAAAATTGACTGCCGTTCTTCCTGTAGAGACTTTACAATATCTTCCTGAATTAATGAAACAGGTAGCATTGATCTCATTCTTTGTGTTGGGAGGCTTTTTGGTTTCTCAAAAAAGGTTTTTCAGCATCAAAGGATACATGCCTAAAACAGTTTAG
- a CDS encoding histidine phosphatase family protein, giving the protein MEIFLVRHTTPEVEPGTCYGKSDLGLPSSFEKEAENVLKLLPEKVHSIRTSPLFRCYSLAEYISKHLESKSITPAWKVDSNIQELDFGDWEGRLWEDLPRSETDPWMEDFVNRRPPGGETYSELKTRILRSWEEGLQEAKSWENLKKEEGETSEYKTIWVSHGGPIRCLSSMVLGFPLENSFRLVLEYGSVSCFKIRFGEIESYPQFVYWNKK; this is encoded by the coding sequence ATGGAAATCTTTTTAGTCAGACATACCACTCCTGAAGTAGAACCGGGAACTTGTTATGGTAAATCGGATCTAGGACTTCCTTCCAGTTTTGAAAAGGAAGCGGAGAATGTTCTGAAACTTCTTCCTGAAAAAGTACATTCAATCCGAACCAGTCCTTTATTCAGATGTTATAGTTTGGCAGAATATATCAGCAAACATCTAGAATCAAAATCGATCACTCCCGCTTGGAAAGTGGACTCGAATATCCAAGAGTTGGACTTCGGTGATTGGGAAGGGCGTTTGTGGGAAGACCTACCAAGATCCGAAACCGATCCATGGATGGAAGATTTTGTAAACAGAAGGCCTCCAGGAGGGGAAACCTACTCCGAATTAAAGACAAGGATCTTAAGATCCTGGGAAGAAGGTCTTCAAGAAGCAAAGTCTTGGGAAAATCTCAAAAAAGAAGAAGGGGAAACATCCGAATACAAAACGATCTGGGTCAGCCACGGAGGACCAATCCGATGTTTATCATCTATGGTATTAGGTTTCCCCTTGGAGAATTCGTTTCGATTAGTTTTAGAATATGGATCCGTTTCTTGTTTTAAGATACGATTTGGAGAAATCGAATCTTATCCTCAATTTGTTTATTGGAATAAGAAGTAA
- a CDS encoding adenosylcobinamide-GDP ribazoletransferase, whose amino-acid sequence MFGFIRKELIIFLSSVRYNTRIIVPSWVEHSDEYLNSSSRYFPLVGWIVGAIAWFVLWVADLSLSWEISIVLAMAVSVLVTGAFHEDGFTDVCDGFGGGWTKEKILEIMKDSRIGAFGTIGIILVLLLKFVCYKSLEEFSIEVLFITILSSHSSSRFWALFTAKTLPYVREDQLSKAKPIIQTLKTSNVIIAGIWGLAPWLAFFHNEYLPSDRVFGFLLYPFLLQTFGYLYLRSFYKKWLGGYTGDCLGAVQQVTELLYLIGIVAAWKSF is encoded by the coding sequence ATGTTTGGATTTATCCGCAAAGAACTGATCATTTTTCTTTCCTCCGTACGTTATAATACTCGTATCATCGTTCCGTCTTGGGTGGAACATTCGGACGAATATCTCAATTCTTCTTCCAGATATTTTCCTTTAGTTGGATGGATTGTTGGAGCTATAGCTTGGTTCGTTCTATGGGTTGCAGATCTTTCATTGAGTTGGGAGATCAGTATCGTTTTAGCAATGGCAGTTTCCGTTTTGGTTACTGGCGCTTTCCATGAAGACGGATTTACAGACGTATGCGACGGGTTCGGTGGAGGATGGACTAAAGAGAAAATCCTAGAAATTATGAAGGATAGCAGGATAGGCGCCTTCGGAACAATCGGAATTATACTCGTACTTCTTCTTAAATTCGTATGCTACAAATCTTTAGAAGAATTTTCCATCGAAGTTCTCTTCATCACCATACTATCCTCTCATTCTTCCAGTAGATTTTGGGCATTATTCACTGCAAAAACTCTTCCTTATGTGAGAGAAGACCAACTCTCCAAAGCAAAACCGATCATCCAAACTTTAAAAACTTCTAATGTAATTATTGCAGGGATTTGGGGACTGGCTCCTTGGCTCGCATTCTTTCACAACGAGTATCTTCCTTCGGATAGGGTTTTTGGATTTTTATTATACCCCTTCCTTTTACAAACATTCGGATATTTATATCTTAGAAGTTTTTACAAAAAATGGCTGGGAGGATATACAGGAGATTGTTTGGGTGCAGTCCAACAAGTTACCGAACTATTATATCTGATCGGGATCGTCGCCGCATGGAAATCTTTTTAG
- a CDS encoding vWA domain-containing protein: MFSFRNFRYSSVLNNEILKYILIISLLLGPSFLVSDTSPELAVPGQPETAKLFILDASGSMNEYLGIYQKVHLAKKYVRHYVDKLPEETEVGFIAYGNRLPGCQSSRLYQPLEKGNRPGFQNKLFGLTPSGATPLAESIRIAGDYIVRRKSPTDLILVTDGIESCYGNPEKELQVLQQKGINFKMHIFGLGLKPEEKRIMQSLAKIGNGKYYNVGEDSDFFLAMEDLLKQEPLPKRTEVESEKRKPKIRIAGIEKNQTDSEDNFYRVKFIFENSDSDNQCVLLNLKRRSSTSSKIQSWNPQRASEPERVLRTEQICFRSRKGEGEFQISAPAHLPLNLELELWDTKGIPSPVDKSGEKNLTE; the protein is encoded by the coding sequence ATGTTCTCTTTCCGAAATTTCAGATATAGTTCCGTTCTTAATAACGAAATATTAAAGTATATTCTTATCATATCTTTACTTCTCGGCCCTTCTTTCCTCGTTTCGGATACTTCGCCCGAGCTTGCAGTACCAGGACAGCCTGAAACTGCAAAACTATTTATATTAGATGCAAGTGGTTCCATGAACGAATACCTTGGGATCTATCAAAAGGTTCATCTTGCAAAAAAGTACGTTCGTCATTATGTGGATAAACTTCCGGAGGAAACTGAAGTAGGTTTTATCGCTTATGGAAATCGTCTGCCTGGTTGCCAATCTTCCAGACTTTATCAGCCATTAGAAAAAGGAAATCGTCCCGGTTTTCAAAATAAACTTTTCGGTCTTACTCCTTCCGGCGCTACTCCACTTGCAGAATCTATCAGGATCGCGGGAGATTATATCGTTCGCAGGAAATCTCCAACCGACTTGATCTTAGTTACTGATGGAATTGAAAGCTGCTACGGAAATCCGGAAAAAGAACTCCAGGTGCTTCAACAAAAAGGTATAAATTTCAAAATGCATATCTTTGGTCTAGGACTGAAACCAGAAGAAAAAAGAATCATGCAATCTTTGGCCAAAATAGGAAACGGGAAGTATTATAATGTTGGAGAAGATAGCGATTTCTTTCTCGCGATGGAAGATCTTTTAAAACAAGAACCTCTACCTAAAAGAACGGAAGTAGAGTCGGAAAAGCGTAAACCTAAGATCAGGATCGCAGGAATCGAAAAAAATCAAACCGATTCAGAAGATAATTTTTATAGAGTAAAATTTATTTTTGAGAATTCAGATTCTGATAATCAATGTGTACTCTTAAATTTGAAAAGAAGAAGTTCTACTTCTTCTAAAATACAAAGCTGGAATCCTCAAAGAGCTTCTGAACCGGAAAGAGTATTGCGAACGGAACAAATCTGTTTCCGATCTAGAAAGGGAGAAGGAGAATTTCAGATCTCTGCTCCGGCACATCTTCCTTTAAACTTGGAATTGGAACTTTGGGACACAAAAGGTATCCCAAGTCCCGTGGACAAAAGTGGAGAAAAAAATCTAACCGAATAA
- a CDS encoding mucoidy inhibitor MuiA family protein: protein MKNYKILMYSSVAKFVFIFVLVSFPVFGKEFSLPIKEVTVHQGTAQILRSGRVQLEPGTNKIEISYLPVSLLEETLTAAVTSPQVEVTGSRTWKEEGTAASNPEVAQLQKKVQQLEKDLENILAKENDLRAEKDLLSEMRKKVSDVVGRNLLYGRVEGDGKNWGTYLKKTRDEAVSIFASWEKLEKSKRKVQTELEESRAQLSLLLSQAEKSTRTTWVQIVNTSSEAKSVELRLSYLVPSADWKPTYILTADDSLTKAKLEYIVEIRQESGEDWKGVQLLLSTTRPDLSLRRDRLRPLRLFDVEVDSKQEILTNQTQAVGAAQMPNEESNIPSTEEPSPSSERGSGFLFRLPKTITLASQKESRKFEMLSFNAPIQVKTVASPRYKPFPLLEAEFQNMGEFPILPGEVSLFRSSGLVGRTKVSYVSPKENLSVSLGTEGSLRLSYRKDWNQTKEGLISTQKVMEKKVYLSLENFGKESKTVIVREQIPISESASVKVEVNQEASTPGSKEYRANSGIIEWNLVIPPSGKKEIKLEYKVTYPNHQNLDFLRSF from the coding sequence ATGAAAAATTATAAAATTTTAATGTATTCATCAGTCGCGAAATTCGTATTTATTTTCGTTTTGGTTTCTTTTCCGGTATTCGGAAAAGAATTCAGTCTTCCTATCAAAGAAGTGACCGTTCATCAGGGAACAGCTCAGATTTTAAGATCCGGAAGAGTACAGTTAGAACCCGGAACTAATAAGATAGAAATTTCGTATCTTCCAGTTTCTCTTTTAGAGGAAACTTTAACGGCAGCGGTAACTTCTCCTCAAGTAGAGGTTACAGGTTCCAGGACTTGGAAAGAAGAAGGTACTGCCGCTTCTAATCCGGAAGTCGCCCAACTCCAGAAAAAAGTGCAGCAACTGGAGAAGGATCTGGAAAATATATTAGCAAAAGAGAATGATCTAAGGGCCGAAAAAGACCTATTATCAGAGATGCGTAAAAAAGTTTCGGACGTTGTGGGCCGTAATCTTCTATACGGAAGGGTAGAAGGAGACGGAAAAAATTGGGGAACTTATCTTAAAAAAACCAGAGATGAAGCTGTTTCAATTTTTGCCTCTTGGGAGAAATTAGAAAAATCAAAACGTAAGGTTCAAACCGAGTTGGAGGAATCGAGAGCTCAACTTTCACTCTTATTGTCCCAAGCGGAAAAAAGTACACGTACAACTTGGGTCCAAATCGTTAATACAAGTTCAGAGGCCAAGAGTGTGGAACTTCGTTTGAGTTATTTAGTTCCAAGCGCCGACTGGAAACCTACTTATATTCTAACTGCGGATGATTCTTTGACTAAAGCGAAACTGGAATACATAGTAGAGATTCGACAAGAATCCGGAGAAGATTGGAAGGGAGTACAACTTCTACTTTCTACCACCAGACCTGATCTGTCTCTTAGAAGGGACAGACTTCGTCCATTAAGGTTATTTGATGTAGAAGTGGATTCGAAGCAGGAAATTCTTACGAACCAGACTCAGGCTGTCGGTGCCGCTCAAATGCCTAATGAAGAATCCAATATTCCCTCTACGGAAGAACCTTCCCCTTCTAGCGAAAGAGGAAGCGGATTTTTATTCAGGCTTCCTAAAACGATCACCTTGGCTTCGCAAAAAGAATCCAGAAAATTCGAAATGTTATCTTTTAACGCGCCTATCCAGGTAAAAACCGTGGCTTCTCCTAGATACAAACCGTTTCCTCTATTAGAAGCTGAGTTTCAGAATATGGGAGAATTTCCCATCCTTCCTGGGGAAGTTTCTTTATTCAGAAGTTCGGGGCTTGTAGGAAGAACAAAAGTTTCTTATGTTTCTCCGAAAGAAAATCTTTCCGTCTCTCTTGGAACGGAAGGTAGTTTAAGACTTTCTTATAGAAAGGATTGGAACCAAACGAAAGAAGGACTCATTTCTACTCAAAAAGTGATGGAGAAGAAAGTTTATCTAAGTTTGGAAAATTTCGGTAAAGAAAGTAAAACTGTGATAGTAAGAGAGCAGATCCCTATTTCTGAATCAGCAAGTGTGAAAGTAGAAGTGAATCAAGAGGCAAGTACTCCTGGTTCAAAAGAATATCGCGCTAACTCTGGGATTATTGAGTGGAATTTAGTGATCCCGCCTTCCGGAAAAAAAGAGATCAAGTTAGAATATAAGGTAACTTATCCGAATCATCAAAACTTGGATTTTTTAAGATCTTTCTAA
- a CDS encoding mucoidy inhibitor MuiA family protein yields the protein MISRFSSSVLAASFLILLGTNFYAQESDPSASDTPTAITEEEKASKSPVPVSYARIDSVLLYSDLVYVTRQSEVKLPAGVSEVLLGEVPIASLDKSVIITFTDPNKKFKIKGIRVSEKASRRKKSQEAEELEKRKESLLLALSTKSREVQDLLDWEASIKSIKPAIRDQDGVVEKIDSENFSSFRKTYAELAEDNTKLRLAKLEELDRIREEFYIVTTKIAHLAEGDTLRRKEIRLDVESDTPNTFPFEYKYLIRGANWFPRYTLELNSNGQEAELGWHALVRNETGEDWKNVRLEFSTANPNQDIDLPEYREYRIASKEVAVYSGEEDYSPADKEYDAPSKPSANAGAMIQSKKESKKKAPAPKISQRSKAEERIDDVQYQEKNDSPLMQSRALIEGNYKDRSNSLRVEENMNRLQGELASQKYSFDQGSYEESIRYGKEALRRFSGLRESSRKELKDLENEVQNLLNRSSQLSSDKKYSNQLIAPGISSEGFDFRYIAQSREKIPSDRTLNRVFLRKRNITVRPGYETSPLTNDGVFLNVVSSNTEREPLLAGPLEIYSGENLLGTTTVSTLKPGQEIKMELGPDRDIKVERKQEKLDDKSGIISRKKNIRYRVTISIKNNKRRAVPVRLIDRIPYTNDDSVKVEWSLGTDTPKSKTDDGILTYEFEIGANSRKTVQFEYTVSYPADNILRETPGSDSY from the coding sequence ATGATTTCTCGTTTTTCTTCCTCGGTTCTTGCAGCATCTTTTCTGATTTTGTTAGGGACTAATTTTTACGCCCAAGAATCCGATCCTTCAGCAAGTGACACTCCTACAGCCATTACGGAAGAGGAGAAGGCCTCTAAATCTCCTGTCCCCGTTTCTTATGCAAGAATTGATTCCGTTCTATTGTATTCCGATCTGGTTTATGTTACTAGACAATCCGAGGTTAAACTTCCCGCGGGAGTTTCGGAAGTTTTATTGGGAGAAGTTCCGATCGCTTCCTTGGACAAGAGTGTGATCATCACATTTACCGATCCGAATAAAAAATTTAAGATCAAAGGGATACGTGTTTCGGAAAAAGCATCTAGAAGAAAAAAATCCCAAGAAGCGGAAGAGTTGGAAAAAAGGAAAGAAAGTCTATTATTAGCTTTAAGTACAAAATCGAGAGAGGTCCAAGACCTTTTGGATTGGGAAGCTTCTATCAAATCGATTAAACCTGCGATCAGAGACCAGGACGGAGTAGTGGAGAAGATCGACTCGGAAAATTTTTCTTCCTTCCGCAAAACGTATGCCGAACTAGCGGAAGATAATACGAAACTTAGATTAGCAAAGTTAGAAGAGTTAGATCGTATCCGGGAAGAGTTTTATATAGTCACCACTAAGATCGCTCATCTAGCAGAAGGCGATACACTCCGCAGGAAAGAGATTCGTTTAGATGTTGAATCCGATACTCCGAATACTTTTCCATTTGAATATAAATATTTGATCCGAGGTGCAAACTGGTTTCCTCGTTATACATTAGAATTGAATTCGAACGGACAAGAGGCGGAGTTAGGTTGGCATGCATTGGTCCGGAATGAAACTGGAGAAGATTGGAAAAACGTTCGATTAGAATTTTCCACAGCGAATCCAAACCAAGATATAGACTTACCAGAATATAGAGAATACAGGATCGCTTCTAAAGAAGTAGCTGTGTATTCGGGAGAAGAAGATTATTCTCCTGCTGATAAGGAGTATGACGCTCCTTCTAAACCTTCTGCAAACGCGGGCGCTATGATCCAAAGTAAAAAGGAATCCAAGAAAAAAGCTCCTGCACCTAAAATTTCTCAAAGAAGTAAAGCGGAAGAGAGAATCGATGATGTTCAATATCAGGAAAAGAATGATAGTCCTTTAATGCAATCTCGTGCATTGATAGAAGGAAATTATAAGGACAGATCCAATTCACTTCGTGTAGAAGAGAATATGAACAGACTGCAAGGAGAACTTGCGAGCCAAAAATATTCTTTCGACCAAGGATCATACGAAGAATCCATTCGATATGGAAAAGAAGCTCTTCGTAGATTTTCAGGTTTAAGAGAAAGTTCCAGAAAAGAACTGAAAGATCTGGAAAACGAAGTGCAAAATCTTTTAAATAGATCTTCTCAATTGAGTTCGGATAAAAAATATTCCAATCAATTGATTGCTCCGGGAATTTCTTCCGAAGGATTCGATTTCAGATATATTGCCCAGTCTAGAGAAAAAATCCCTTCTGATCGCACATTGAATCGAGTATTCCTTCGTAAAAGAAATATTACCGTTCGTCCTGGTTATGAAACTTCTCCACTTACAAACGATGGAGTTTTTCTGAATGTGGTTTCTTCGAATACGGAAAGAGAACCTTTGCTTGCCGGCCCTCTGGAAATTTATTCAGGAGAAAATCTTTTAGGAACAACTACGGTCTCCACTTTGAAACCTGGCCAAGAGATCAAAATGGAACTCGGGCCGGATAGAGATATCAAAGTGGAGAGAAAACAAGAAAAGCTGGATGATAAATCGGGGATCATTTCCCGTAAAAAGAATATCCGTTATAGAGTTACTATTTCTATTAAAAATAATAAACGTAGAGCTGTTCCTGTCCGCCTGATCGATCGTATTCCTTATACAAACGATGATAGCGTAAAAGTGGAATGGTCCTTAGGCACTGATACGCCTAAATCCAAAACAGACGATGGGATTTTGACTTACGAGTTTGAGATCGGTGCAAACTCACGCAAAACAGTTCAATTCGAATACACGGTTTCTTATCCTGCGGACAATATCCTAAGAGAAACTCCTGGTTCGGATTCTTATTGA